In Sander lucioperca isolate FBNREF2018 chromosome 21, SLUC_FBN_1.2, whole genome shotgun sequence, the following proteins share a genomic window:
- the LOC116051844 gene encoding protein Tob1-like, with translation MQLEIQVALNFIISYLYNKLPRRRVNIFGEELERQLKQKYEGHWYPDKPYKGSGFRCIHVGEKVDPVVEKAAKESGLDIEDVRNNLPQDLSVWIDPFEVSYQIGEKGPVKVLYVDDSNESGASSGGLDLDKEIKNSFNPDAQVFMPINEPVNGASPGSTSPSPPFGHSAAVSPTFMPRSTQPLTFTTATFAATKFGSTKMKSSGRNNNGGSTAGNKAARTSPTNLGLNVNSLLKQKAISTSMHSLYGLGLGVQQQHQKPSALSPNAKEFVFPSLQGQGSQSALFPGDSSLSLSPLQYSNAFDMFAAYGGLNDKSLMDGLNFSLNNMQYSNQQFQPVMAN, from the coding sequence ATGCAGCTTGAAATCCAAGTAGCTCTCAACTTCATCATCTCGTACCTGTATAACAAGCTGCCAAGGCGGCGGGTTAACATTTTCGGCGAGGAGCTGGAGAGGCAGCTGAAGCAGAAATATGAGGGACACTGGTACCCGGACAAGCCATACAAGGGCTCAGGATTCAGATGTATCCACGTGGGGGAGAAGGTGGACCCTGTGGTGGAGAAGGCAGCCAAAGAGAGCGGGCTGGACATTGAGGATGTCCGCAACAACCTTCCCCAGGACCTCAGCGTGTGGATTGATCCCTTTGAGGTGTCCTATCAGATCGGGGAGAAAGGGCCCGTcaaagtattgtatgtcgatGACAGCAATGAAAGTGGAGCTAGTAGTGGAGGGCTTGATCTGGACAAGGAGATCAAGAACAGTTTCAATCCTGATGCACAGGTCTTCATGCCCATCAATGAGCCTGTGAACGGTGCCTCTCCGGGCTCCacctcaccctctcctcctttcGGCCACTCGGCAGCAGTCAGCCCCACCTTTATGCCCCGCTCCACGCAGCCTTTAACCTTCACAACAGCCACCTTCGCCGCCACCAAGTTTGGCTCCACTAAAATGAAGAGCAGTGGAcgcaacaacaatggcggaagTACTGCTGGGAACAAGGCGGCGCGTACCTCTCCCACCAACCTGGGCCTGAATGTGAACAGTCTCCTGAAACAGAAAGCCATCTCCACCTCCATGCACTCTCTGTACGGGTTGGGGCTTGGAgtacagcagcagcaccagAAGCCCTCAGCCCTGTCCCCCAATGCCAAGGAGTTTGTGTTCCCCAGCCTTCAGGGCCAGGGCAGCCAGAGTGCTCTCTTCCCTGGGGACAGCTCGCTCAGCCTCAGCCCGCTGCAGTACAGCAATGCCTTCGACATGTTTGCGGCCTATGGTGGCCTTAACGACAAGTCCCTTATGGATGGCTTGAATTTCAGCTTGAACAACATGCAGTATTCTAACCAGCAATTCCAGCCAGTTATGGCCAACTAG